One genomic window of Clostridioides sp. ES-S-0054-01 includes the following:
- a CDS encoding O-antigen ligase family protein has translation MNKDKYITKIIDVIPLLLILGIMPLISYGKIDILSENIFLNWNGKNAEIDLFAYYKFIFTIIMTIMSILMLFIKKQKLVKDIPIYKFILIYIICIIISVILSEYKDMAINGFVFRYEGMIALIVYLLLLFMSINMFDNKDKIKSIFIVLITSSLVISIIAVFQYYNHDIFQNFNIQKSLIPKEHQYLAGKIVFSNADNAKVYSTLSNSNYLGSYFALILPIMITISILSKKYRKIFIPISILNLFVLVASDSAAGFISVVATFLILILILRKKIMEEYKKGFLVLSCLIVVLGVFDFLSKGLIYTKTSSALNEFIYEVNVGKEKSKLEDIKLKDNLAEINFKGKVLNIESNNQQLFFRDENNNLLSLKFDNQLKSWEFLENEYKDTIIEFVRLKESGKNIIKVDVDEDIHIRLTTENDVFKYITHGGRIIEPKEVKYWWGDGKEELLTSRIYIWSRALPIILEKPLFGYGPDTFVAVFPQYDYVGLYKAYDTTNMIVDKPHNMYIQIAQGTGIISLFAFLGITTLYIGKSFKIYTKSRNNDFYHIIGCAILMGIIGFLISGFFNDSVVFISPIFYILMGIGVRINYIIESNIDKEIQ, from the coding sequence TTGAATAAAGATAAATATATAACCAAAATTATAGATGTAATACCATTATTATTGATATTAGGGATAATGCCATTGATTTCATATGGGAAAATTGATATTTTAAGTGAAAATATATTCTTAAATTGGAATGGAAAAAATGCTGAAATAGATCTTTTTGCATACTATAAGTTTATATTCACTATTATTATGACAATAATGTCTATATTAATGTTATTTATTAAAAAACAAAAACTTGTAAAAGACATACCAATATATAAATTTATTTTAATTTATATAATTTGTATAATAATTTCAGTTATATTATCAGAGTATAAAGATATGGCGATTAATGGGTTTGTTTTTAGATACGAAGGCATGATAGCATTAATTGTGTACTTATTACTATTATTTATGAGTATTAATATGTTTGATAATAAAGATAAAATAAAAAGTATATTTATAGTATTGATTACATCTTCACTAGTGATATCAATAATAGCTGTATTTCAATATTACAATCATGATATATTTCAAAATTTCAATATACAGAAAAGTTTAATACCTAAAGAACATCAATATTTAGCTGGCAAAATAGTATTTTCAAATGCTGATAATGCTAAGGTGTATTCAACATTGAGTAATTCAAACTATTTAGGCAGTTACTTTGCGCTTATACTTCCAATAATGATAACAATATCAATTTTATCAAAAAAATATAGAAAAATATTTATACCTATATCAATATTAAATTTATTTGTACTGGTGGCATCAGATTCAGCTGCTGGATTCATTTCAGTAGTGGCTACATTTTTAATTTTAATTCTAATATTAAGAAAAAAAATAATGGAAGAATATAAAAAAGGCTTTTTAGTGCTTTCTTGTTTGATTGTAGTTTTAGGAGTTTTTGACTTTTTATCCAAAGGATTAATCTATACTAAGACAAGCAGTGCCTTAAATGAATTTATCTATGAAGTAAATGTTGGAAAAGAAAAATCGAAACTTGAAGATATAAAACTTAAAGACAATTTAGCAGAAATAAATTTCAAAGGTAAGGTTTTAAATATAGAATCAAACAATCAGCAGTTATTTTTTAGAGATGAGAATAATAATCTGCTAAGTCTTAAATTTGATAATCAGTTAAAGTCATGGGAATTTCTAGAAAATGAGTATAAAGATACAATTATTGAGTTTGTACGATTAAAAGAAAGTGGTAAAAATATAATAAAAGTCGATGTAGATGAAGATATACATATAAGATTAACAACTGAAAATGATGTATTTAAATATATAACTCATGGTGGTAGAATAATTGAACCTAAAGAAGTAAAATATTGGTGGGGAGATGGAAAAGAAGAGCTTCTTACATCAAGAATATACATATGGTCAAGAGCTTTACCTATTATTTTAGAAAAACCTTTATTTGGATATGGGCCAGATACATTTGTAGCAGTATTTCCACAATATGATTATGTAGGTTTGTATAAAGCATACGATACTACTAACATGATTGTGGACAAGCCACACAATATGTATATTCAGATTGCCCAAGGTACAGGTATTATATCGTTGTTTGCATTTTTAGGGATAACAACTTTATACATAGGAAAAAGCTTTAAAATATATACAAAATCTAGAAATAATGATTTTTATCATATAATTGGATGTGCAATATTGATGGGGATTATTGGTTTCCTGATTTCTGGATTTTTTAATGATAGTGTTGTATTTATTTCACCTATATTCTATATTCTTATGGGTATTGGTGTAAGGATAAATTATATCATAGAAAGCAATATTGATAAAGAAATTCAGTAA
- a CDS encoding cell wall-binding repeat-containing protein, with protein sequence MKRFKKVISSLIVIFMVSSSMPTYALSEEKLSGNNRYETAIKVSKKIGDTSNSVVLVNDYSMVDALSATPFASRENAPILLTSKHYLTKQTEDEINRLKAKKVYIIGGLNSVSQKVIDKIKAKGLEYEVINGSDRFETALKIANKMDKKKNISEIAVVSGYNGLPDAVSIAAIAAEKNMPILLADDLTKGTKKANNFIKSKDIRKTYVIGNTNVISENTKNSLPNSERIGGQDRDETNAKIIEKFYPAKNLKNVYVARNGMRNQEDLIDALVVGVLANKNSSPIVISGDKLNSKQKDILKGKKFDSITQVGGIVNSSVISELKKYQKDSNGSSSNNSKEQNRTIEAKNISELKNAITNSKNNDTINFNASSSITSDFIMSTTKSITINMKGTYNCTVTIDIPNGDVNNNGTIDKVVIEDIKYSTFNNSGTIKSLIVKDNNGSRIVNKSQGKIENIEIINAVKNLQIKNDGKINKVTSNAENVKIQNNGTIDTVDGSHKPTIDGTAPDDTGQREIKINSIQIVNSEKIKLEMPNIDSIKFSITGNGYDGNVDSIISGNSYTLVLSKPLVENLKYTLNISAPNYKDLSREICLSIVEAPKSEVSSIAAKYNYYNKDNIYVEAKFPRIVKLYKKGTNQESDVWHLFGNFKVYKKENEKLVLQKDLIGSSYHHGTKYYFRIKDKAIEDFGTYFIRFENVDIKDLSGKDFKDEIIFKIGPDKASVSTMEELENALSIGTREVTLKNSINVTKDLTIGEGTNLIIPKDMILGIDDINLNLNGKITGEGKVSKEDNVKLSKFGVLYEPKLKLDTVDNNSAIEIKNVANTSIDSIIVDRWKFLEKDENGVYSTSSGYHGPDGIEVKEIENTDLVTKVKITSKEIIENCNVTVICGSYADYILNGIVLEKGPTINADKSKLIDKIKECNLLHDKSEEGTETGQYPQGSKSVYKNKINEAQKMVDNKENNIPQSKINQEIEKLDVAINDFKSLVVPEKAINEQELNNKLKLHNTLLISEDINVKSYDELNIKEGQTLIIASGKTLTIKNLEVNGRIKVEQGGNVIVEKTKIGDGGVIDKPEIEQIKINGVSGIAIKNSGKFGINTITIDDKAYFRIGSSGIVSRSTPPQGYNLNMNLINESEVPEDSLVKNSNYNSTPILYITVTTPNAGKEKFKVRVSDIYGNKSDEILDIPLVLKVSKEQLESQVNYARYILNVLGPDNVNATPESKETYEKVIDKIDSILKKENITQEELNNASIELKTATDNFKNQQVSKIKK encoded by the coding sequence ATGAAAAGGTTTAAGAAAGTAATATCATCATTAATTGTTATTTTTATGGTATCTAGTTCAATGCCTACATATGCACTTAGTGAAGAAAAGTTGTCTGGAAATAACAGGTATGAAACAGCAATAAAAGTTAGCAAAAAAATAGGTGACACTTCTAATAGTGTTGTGTTAGTAAATGATTATTCTATGGTAGATGCATTATCTGCAACTCCTTTTGCGAGTAGAGAAAATGCTCCAATTCTTTTGACATCAAAACATTATCTGACAAAACAGACTGAAGATGAAATAAATAGGCTGAAAGCTAAAAAAGTTTATATAATTGGAGGTCTTAATTCTGTATCACAAAAAGTTATAGACAAAATAAAAGCTAAAGGGCTAGAGTATGAGGTAATAAATGGTAGTGATAGATTTGAAACTGCTTTAAAAATAGCAAATAAAATGGATAAAAAGAAAAATATATCTGAGATTGCTGTTGTAAGTGGATACAATGGACTTCCTGATGCAGTGAGTATAGCTGCTATAGCAGCAGAAAAAAATATGCCTATATTGTTAGCTGATGATTTAACAAAAGGAACTAAAAAAGCTAATAATTTTATAAAAAGTAAAGATATAAGGAAAACATATGTTATAGGAAATACAAATGTGATATCTGAAAATACAAAAAATAGTCTGCCTAATTCAGAAAGAATAGGTGGTCAAGACAGAGATGAAACTAATGCCAAGATTATAGAAAAATTCTATCCAGCAAAAAATTTAAAAAATGTATATGTGGCTAGAAACGGCATGAGAAATCAAGAAGACTTAATAGATGCACTAGTGGTAGGAGTACTGGCTAACAAAAACTCATCTCCAATTGTAATATCTGGTGATAAGTTGAATTCTAAACAAAAAGATATATTAAAAGGTAAAAAATTTGATAGTATAACTCAAGTTGGAGGTATAGTAAATAGTTCTGTTATTTCTGAATTGAAGAAATATCAAAAAGATAGTAATGGAAGTTCTAGCAATAATAGTAAGGAACAAAATAGAACTATTGAGGCAAAAAATATTTCAGAATTGAAAAATGCTATTACAAATAGTAAAAATAATGATACTATAAACTTTAATGCCTCTTCAAGTATAACATCAGATTTTATAATGTCTACAACAAAAAGTATAACTATAAATATGAAAGGTACATATAATTGTACTGTTACTATAGATATACCTAATGGCGATGTAAATAATAATGGAACAATAGATAAGGTGGTTATTGAAGATATAAAATATAGCACTTTTAATAATAGTGGAACTATAAAATCTTTGATAGTAAAAGATAATAATGGTTCTAGAATTGTAAACAAAAGTCAAGGAAAGATAGAGAATATTGAAATTATTAATGCAGTTAAGAATTTACAAATAAAAAATGATGGTAAGATTAATAAAGTAACTTCTAATGCTGAAAATGTTAAGATACAAAATAATGGTACTATTGATACTGTGGATGGAAGTCATAAGCCAACTATAGACGGGACAGCTCCTGATGATACAGGGCAACGTGAAATAAAAATTAATTCTATCCAAATCGTAAACTCAGAAAAAATAAAATTAGAAATGCCAAATATAGATTCTATTAAGTTTAGTATTACAGGAAATGGATACGATGGTAATGTTGATTCAATTATAAGTGGAAATTCGTATACTTTGGTATTGAGTAAACCTTTAGTTGAAAATTTAAAATATACTCTTAATATTAGTGCACCAAATTATAAAGATTTGTCTAGAGAGATATGTTTAAGTATTGTAGAAGCTCCTAAAAGTGAAGTATCAAGTATAGCAGCAAAATATAATTATTATAATAAAGATAATATATATGTAGAAGCAAAATTCCCTAGAATTGTTAAATTATATAAAAAAGGCACTAATCAAGAGTCAGATGTATGGCATCTATTTGGTAACTTTAAAGTTTATAAAAAAGAAAATGAAAAGCTTGTGTTGCAAAAAGACCTTATAGGAAGTAGCTATCATCATGGCACTAAGTATTATTTTAGGATTAAAGATAAAGCTATAGAAGATTTTGGAACCTATTTTATAAGGTTTGAAAATGTGGATATAAAAGATTTATCAGGTAAAGATTTTAAAGATGAAATTATATTTAAGATAGGTCCTGATAAAGCGTCAGTATCAACTATGGAAGAACTAGAAAATGCATTATCCATTGGGACTCGAGAAGTAACTTTAAAAAATAGTATCAATGTTACAAAAGATTTAACTATTGGAGAAGGTACAAATTTGATAATACCAAAAGATATGATACTTGGAATAGATGATATAAATTTGAATCTTAATGGTAAAATAACTGGGGAAGGAAAAGTTAGTAAAGAGGATAATGTTAAATTAAGCAAATTTGGTGTATTATATGAGCCTAAACTTAAACTTGATACTGTTGATAATAATTCTGCAATAGAAATAAAGAATGTTGCTAATACATCTATTGATAGCATTATTGTAGATAGATGGAAATTTCTTGAAAAAGATGAAAATGGAGTATATTCAACATCAAGTGGATACCATGGTCCTGACGGGATTGAAGTTAAAGAAATTGAGAATACTGATTTAGTTACAAAAGTTAAAATTACTTCTAAAGAAATTATTGAAAATTGTAATGTAACTGTAATTTGTGGTTCTTATGCTGATTATATACTTAATGGGATTGTTTTAGAAAAAGGTCCAACTATAAATGCTGATAAGAGTAAGTTAATAGATAAGATAAAGGAATGTAATCTTTTACATGACAAATCTGAAGAAGGTACTGAAACTGGTCAGTATCCACAAGGATCAAAGAGTGTCTATAAAAATAAAATTAATGAAGCTCAAAAAATGGTAGATAATAAGGAAAATAATATTCCTCAAAGTAAAATAAATCAAGAAATAGAGAAACTTGATGTTGCAATAAATGATTTTAAGAGTTTAGTAGTTCCTGAAAAAGCTATAAATGAACAAGAATTAAATAATAAATTAAAGTTACATAATACTTTACTTATATCGGAAGATATAAATGTTAAATCATATGATGAATTGAATATTAAAGAAGGGCAGACTTTAATTATAGCGTCAGGAAAAACATTAACAATTAAAAATTTAGAAGTTAATGGAAGGATAAAAGTAGAACAAGGGGGAAATGTCATAGTTGAAAAAACTAAAATAGGTGATGGTGGTGTTATTGATAAGCCTGAAATTGAGCAAATTAAAATTAATGGTGTATCAGGAATTGCAATTAAGAATTCTGGTAAATTTGGTATTAATACCATAACTATAGATGACAAAGCTTATTTTCGTATAGGAAGTTCTGGAATAGTATCCAGGAGCACTCCTCCCCAAGGTTATAATTTAAATATGAATTTAATAAACGAATCAGAGGTGCCAGAAGATTCTTTAGTTAAGAATAGTAATTATAATTCAACTCCTATCTTGTATATAACTGTAACTACACCTAATGCAGGAAAAGAGAAATTTAAGGTGAGAGTATCCGATATTTATGGAAATAAAAGTGATGAGATACTAGACATTCCTTTAGTATTAAAAGTATCTAAAGAACAATTAGAAAGCCAAGTAAATTATGCTAGATATATCCTAAATGTACTGGGTCCAGACAATGTAAATGCTACTCCTGAATCTAAAGAAACATATGAAAAGGTAATAGATAAAATAGATTCAATATTGAAAAAAGAGAACATAACTCAGGAAGAGTTAAACAATGCTAGTATAGAATTAAAAACGGCTACAGATAATTTCAAAAATCAACAAGTTAGCAAGATTAAAAAATAA
- a CDS encoding N-acetyltransferase, with translation MIRKLNNKDINKIMEIWKESTIKAHDFISKEYWENSYNAVKNEYIPISDTFVYNDGEEIKGFISIIDKNFIGALFINPNYQNLGIGGKFLDYATKKYKSLSLAVYKDNKKAVVFYNKKGFNILKEQINEDSGFKEYIMEYSK, from the coding sequence ATGATAAGGAAATTAAACAATAAAGATATAAATAAAATCATGGAAATATGGAAAGAAAGCACAATCAAAGCACATGACTTTATAAGTAAAGAATACTGGGAAAATAGCTATAATGCCGTTAAAAATGAATATATACCTATATCAGATACATTTGTGTATAATGATGGAGAGGAAATAAAAGGATTTATAAGCATAATAGATAAAAACTTTATAGGAGCTTTATTTATAAACCCAAACTACCAAAACTTAGGTATAGGAGGTAAATTTTTAGATTATGCAACTAAAAAATATAAAAGTCTAAGCTTAGCAGTATATAAAGATAATAAAAAAGCAGTTGTATTCTACAATAAAAAAGGTTTTAATATATTAAAAGAGCAAATAAATGAGGACTCAGGATTTAAAGAATATATAATGGAATATAGTAAATAA
- the cas2 gene encoding CRISPR-associated endonuclease Cas2: MFVIVTYDVVEARSLNKVRKILRKYLTWTQNSVFEGDITDGKLHKCISEIEKIIDNSEDSIYVYEIKNPNSIKKKCYGIDKYSDEMFI, encoded by the coding sequence ATGTTTGTTATTGTTACTTATGATGTTGTTGAAGCAAGGTCATTAAACAAGGTTAGAAAAATACTTAGAAAATATTTGACTTGGACTCAGAATTCTGTTTTTGAAGGAGATATTACTGATGGGAAGTTACATAAATGTATTTCTGAAATAGAAAAGATTATTGATAATAGTGAAGATTCGATTTATGTTTATGAGATAAAAAATCCTAATTCAATTAAAAAGAAATGTTATGGTATTGATAAGTATTCTGATGAAATGTTTATATAG
- the cas1b gene encoding type I-B CRISPR-associated endonuclease Cas1: MYRDYYMISNGNIKRKENTIYYYNLEGEKKILPVEQVDDIHIYGEVDLNTKLINYISQYGVMLHFYNYYGYYSGTYYPRKKSVSGFSLVCQSAHYLDKNERLYLAKSFVESASYHILRNMRYYNVDNSLINTIKDELNDLNDVKEISELMGKEGRIRKTYYKSFNQILRNDFEFYKREKRPPKDPVNALMSFGNSIMYTNVLSEIYKTQLDPTISFLHEPSTKRFSLSLDIAEIFKPIIIDTIIFSLINNKRINKSDFEYQDKICYLSEKGKKKFLQEFENKMQTTIKHRNLNRKVSYRMFIRLECYKLIKHFINDEKYKVLKAWW; encoded by the coding sequence ATGTATAGAGATTACTATATGATAAGTAATGGTAATATAAAAAGAAAAGAAAATACGATTTACTATTATAATTTAGAAGGTGAGAAAAAAATATTACCAGTAGAACAAGTTGATGATATTCATATATATGGAGAAGTAGATTTAAACACAAAACTTATAAACTATATAAGCCAATATGGAGTTATGCTTCACTTCTACAATTATTATGGGTATTATTCAGGTACATATTATCCAAGAAAGAAAAGTGTATCAGGATTCAGCTTAGTATGTCAATCAGCTCATTATTTAGATAAAAATGAAAGACTATATTTAGCAAAATCATTTGTAGAAAGTGCGTCATACCATATTTTAAGAAATATGAGGTATTACAATGTTGATAATAGTTTAATTAATACTATAAAAGATGAACTAAATGATTTGAATGATGTCAAAGAAATATCAGAACTTATGGGTAAAGAAGGTAGAATAAGAAAAACATACTATAAATCTTTTAATCAAATATTAAGAAATGATTTTGAATTTTATAAGAGAGAAAAAAGACCTCCTAAAGACCCAGTAAATGCTCTTATGTCTTTTGGAAATAGCATAATGTATACGAATGTTTTAAGTGAGATATATAAGACACAGCTTGACCCTACAATAAGCTTTTTACATGAACCATCTACAAAGAGATTTTCCTTAAGCTTAGACATTGCAGAAATTTTCAAGCCAATTATAATTGACACAATAATTTTTAGCTTGATTAATAACAAAAGAATTAATAAGAGTGATTTTGAATATCAGGACAAAATTTGTTATTTAAGTGAAAAAGGAAAGAAGAAATTTCTACAAGAATTTGAAAATAAGATGCAGACAACTATAAAACATAGAAATCTTAATAGAAAAGTTTCATATAGAATGTTTATAAGGTTAGAATGTTATAAATTAATTAAACATTTTATCAATGATGAAAAGTATAAAGTTTTAAAGGCATGGTGGTAA